The region TCATCTTGCCCGGGGTGTCGAACACGTCGACCGGGCAGCCCTCGTGGGTGCAGAGGGAGTCGAAGCCGATGAACTGACCGGCCTTCGGCTGGGTGATGACGTACTCGTCGGCCTCGAACAGCGCGCCGCTGTTGACCGGGATGTCCGAGGTGGCCGCGAGCGGGGTGTCGCTGGCCTTGACGAGCTTCGGCGCCTTGTCGGGCTTCGGGGTCGCCTTCGGCGTCGCCTCGGGCTTGGCGGTCTTCGTGGCGTCGGCGGTCGCCGTCGGCTCCGCGGACTTGGTCGGCTTGGCCGTCTTGGACGGCTTCGCGCTGGTGGTGGCCTCGGGGGTCACCTCGGGAGTCGTCTCGGGGGTCGCCTCGGCCGCGGTCGGGTCGTCGTCGTCCCCGCCGCACGCAGCGAGCGGGGCCGCAAAGGCGGCCAGACCCAGCGCCGAGATCCCGCGGAGCACGACGCGCCGGCCGGGAACGGCTTCTTCCGCACCCTCCGGGACGTTGGGCGTTTCCGCAGCAGACATGGAAAACCTCCGAGTTTGGCGGGGCAAATGTGAAGAACCTGACAGGGCGTTCGAAAGGCTACCCGCGGCTTGATGCCGATCTGCCTCGAGCTGCCGCCTTTGTCCTTTTCGTAATCTGCTTCGTCGCCGTGCGGTTCGTGGATTGCGCCGAGTGGCCGGATAGGCCGATGAGCGGCGCCAAAAACCGACCGGTGTGACTCTCAGCACATGCTGCGACGTCCTCGGGCGTCCCGGTCACCACGACGGTCCCGCCGCCGGAACCGCCCTCCGGACCCATGTCGATCACCCAGTCGGCGGTCTTCACCACGTCGAGGTTGTGCTCGATGACGACCACCGAGTTGCCCTTCTCGACGAGGCTGGTCAGCACGCCGAGGAGCTTGCGGACGTCCTCGAAGTGCAGGCCGGTCGTGGGCTCGTCGAGGACGTAGATCGTCCGGCCCGTGGAGCGCTTCTGAAGCTCGGAGGCGAGCTTGACGCGCTGCGCCTCACCGCCGGAGAGCGTCGGGGCGGGCTGGCCGAGCCGGACGTACCCGAGCCCGACCTGCACCAGGGTGTTGAGGTGCCGCGCGATCGCGGGGATCGCGGCGAAGAACTCCGCGGCCTCCTCGATCGGCATGTCGAGGACCTCGGCGATCGTCTTGCCCTTGTAGTGCACCTCAAGCGTCTCGCGGTTGTAGCGCGCTCCGTGGCAGACCTCGCACGGAACGTAGACGTCCGGGAGGAAGTTCATCTCGATCTTGATCGTGCCGTCGCCGGCGCACGCCTCGCAGCGTCCGCCCTTGACGTTGAAGGAGAACCGGCCCGGCTGGTAGCCGCGGACCTTCGCCTCCTGCGTCTCGGCGAACAGCTTGCGGATGTTGTCGAAGACGCCGGTGTAGGTGGCCGGGTTGGAGCGCGGCGTGCGACCGATCGGCGACTGGTCGACGTGGATCGCCTTGTCGATCTGGTCGAGCCCGTCGATGCGCGTGTGCCGGCCCGGGACCTCGCGGGCGTGGTACAGGTGCTTGGCCAGCGCGTTGTAGAGGATGTCGTTGACGAGGCTGGACTTCCCGGAGCCGGAGACGCCGGTGACGGCGACGAAGCAGCCGAGCGGGAACTCGACGGTGACGTCCTTGAGGTTGTTCTCGCGCGCGCCGCGGACGACGAGCTTGCGATCCTTCTGCGGCTTGCGGCGGATCTTGGGCACCGCGATCTCGCGCCGGCCCGAGAGGTACGCGGCGGTCAGGGAGTCCTCGACCTTGAGCAGCTCCTGGTACGGCCCGGAGAAGACGACCTGTCCCCCGTGCTCGCCGGCGCCGGGGCCGATGTCGACGACCCAGTCCGCGGTGCGGATGGTGTCCTCGTCGTGCTCGACGACGATCAGGGTGTTGCCGAGTCCGCGCAGACGCACCAGCGTCTCGATCAGGCGGTGGTTGTCGCGCTGGTGCAGGCCGATGCTCGGCTCGTCGAGGACGTAGAGCACGCCGACGAGGCCGGAGCCGATCTGCGTCGCGAGGCGGATGCGCTGCGCCTCGCCGCCGGCCAGCGTCGCCGCCGCGCGGTCGAGTGACAGGTAGTCGAGGCCGACGTCCAGGAGGAAGCCGAGGCGGGCGTTGACCTCCTTGAGCACGCGCTCGGCGATCTGCGCCTCACGCGCCGAGAGCTGCAGCTCGCGCAGGAACACCGCGCAGTCGCCGATCGACATCGCGGCGACCTCGGCGATCGACTTCCCGCCGAGCGTGACGGCGAGGGAGACCGGCTTGAGCCGCGCGCCGTGACAGGCGGGGCACGGGACCTCGCGCATGAAGCCGGCGTAGCGGTCGCGGCTGGCGTCGCTCTCGGCCTCGGCGTGCCGGCGGCTGATCCACGGGAGGACGCCCTCGAAACCCGTGTAGTACGAGCGGGTGCGGCCGTAGCGGTTCTTGTACTTCACGTGCACCTGGTGGTCGTGCCCGTGCAGGATCGCCTGCTTTGCCTTGGCCGGGAGCTTCTCCCACGGCGTCGTCGTCTTGAACCCGAGCTCGTCGCCGAGCGCGACGAGCAGCCGGCCGAAGTACTCGGAGAAGTGGCCGCTCGCCCAGGGCTGGACGGCGCCCTCCTCGAGCGAGAGCGACGGGTCGGGGACGACCAGCTCGGGGTCGACCTCCATGCGGGTGCCGAGGCCGGTGCACTCGGTGCAGGCGCCGAACGGCGAGTTGAACGAGAACGAGCGCGGCTCGAGCTCCTCGAAGTCGAGGTCGTCGTAGAGACAGGCGAGGTGCTCGGAGAAGACGCGCTCGCGGTGGGGGTCGTCCTCGGGGAGGTCGACGAAGTCGAGCGTCACCAGACCGCTGGACAGACCGAGCGCGGTCTCGATCGAGTCGGTCAGGCGGCGCTTGGCGGAGGCCTTCACCGCGAGGCGGTCGACGACCACCTCGATGGTGTGCTTCTCCTGCTTCTTGAGCTTCGGCGGTTCGGTGAGCGGGTACACGACGCCGTCGATCCGGGCGCGGGAGAAGCCCTTGGAGACGAGCTCGCGGAACAGCTCGGTGTACTCCCCCTTGCGCTCGCGGATCACCGGGGCGAGGACCTGGAACTTCGAGCCCTCCTCGAGCTCGAGCACCCGGTCGACGATCTGCTGCGGGGTCTGGCGCGCGATCGGGCGGCCGCACTGCGGGCAGTGGGGGCGGCCGGCGCGGGCGTAGAGCAGACGCAGGTAGTCGTAGACCTCGGTAATGGTGCCGACCGTCGACCGGGGGTTGCGGGAGGTCGACTTCTGGTCGATGGAGACCGCCGGGCTCAGGCCCTCGATGAAGTCGACGTCGGGCTTGTCCATCTGCCCGAGGAACTGCCGGGCGTACGCGGACAAGGACTCCACGTAGCGGCGCTGGCCCTCGGCGAAGATCGTGTCGAACGCGAGGCTGGACTTGCCCGAGCCGGACAGGCCCGTGAAGACGATGAGGCTGTCCCGGGGCAGGTCGAGGGAGACGTCCTTGAGGTTGTGCTCCCGCGCCCCTCGGACGATCAGACGTTCCGCCACTCTGTGCCCTTCGCAGTCCCCGCTCGGGCCCTGGACCGGACCCGCGGCCATGGTAGGTGGGGGGTCCGACAATCGGCGTTCGGGCAGGTCAGCGGGTGAATGACGACCCGCGACGTCAGCGAATGGTGATCGTCCTGGTCTTGCTGGTCCCCGCCGCGACTCCGGGCACCCCGCCGCCCTTCGCACGGAAGAAGTGTTTGCCACGCTTGGTCGGCTTGATTTTGAACTGCGCGACTCCGCGCTTCGGCTTCACCTTCGCCACCGTCCTCCACTTCTTCCCGATCCGCTGCTGCAGAGCGAGGGCCTTGGTGGACCTGGGGAAGACGGTCGCCTTGAACCAGACGAGCGCCCCGAGCGGCTGCATCCGACCCAGCGGCTTCAGGACAACCTGGGAGAGAACCTTGACGGTTCGGCTCACCGCGCTGCCGGCGAGGTGCTGCCAGTCCCCCTCTACGACCGCAACGAATTGGGCGCTCTCCCGCGGCCACAGCTGGATCGAGTAGCGCCCGTCCGACTGCGTCCCCGTCTGCGGCATCGGGATGAGCTCCCCGGTCGTGAGCGGAACCGCGAAGAAGTGAACGCGCAGGCCCGCCGCCGGGGCACCGGTGATCGCATCCGTCACTCGGCCGCTCAGCGTCACGGGTTGTTCGAGGACGACCTGCGCCGCCGAGGAGAGCGTGACTCGCAGGCTGCTGACCGTGATGGTCGCGGGCGCGGCGTACTCCCCCGCCAGGTCCTGGGCGAAGACGGCGAACGAGTACGGGGTGTTGGCTTCCAGCCCGTGGACGGTCGCGGTCGAGGCCCCGGACCCCACGGCCACCCCGAAACCGTCGGTCGGGCTGCTCGGCGGCAGGGTCCCGGGCAGACCGCGGACGACGGCGGTGTGCCCGGGGTTCCAGAAGTCCTGCTGCCAGTAGAGAACGACCTCGTCCACGTACGCCCTGGCCTGCAGGTTCATGACCGGAGCGACCGCCGCCGTCCGGGCGACCGCCGCGGACGGGAGGGCGACCACCGCCGCCGGGGCGCCCACCACGGCGACGAGCGCGAAGGATATGCCGCCTGAAAGATCCCTGAATGTCCGCATTTGCGCACTCTAGGGAGAACAGCGGGCTCGCGGGTAGAGGGTGGCGGCGTGTGAGGATGGCGCCCACGATCGACGGGAGGCACTCGATGCGCACCTACACCGGGAAGGTCACGCTCGGCGGGGCCCCGGACGTCCGGGAACTGGCCGGCCTGGTCATCAGCAAGGCCTCGGTCGGGCCGATGGACAACAACACCTACCTGCTCCGGTGCCGGCGCACCGGGGAGCAGCTGCTGATCGACGCGGCGAACGACGCGGGCACGATCCTCGGGATGGTCGGCGGCTCCCTCGGCCGCATCGTCACCACCCACCAGCACTACGACCACTGGCAGGCGCTGGGTGAGGTCAAGCAGGAGACCGGCGCCCGGACCACCGCCCACCACCTCGACGCCGAGGGCATCCCGGTCCCGACCGACGACCCGGTCTCCGACGGCGACACAGTCAGCGTCGGCGAGGTGAACCTGTCGGTGATCCACCTCGTCGGCCACACGCCCGGCAGCATCGCGCTGCTGTATGACGACCCGTCAGGTCACCCCCACCTGTTCACGGGCGACTGCCTGTTCCCCGGCGGCGTCGGCAACACCTTCGGGGACAAGGACAACTTCGCGAAGCTGATCGACGACGTCGAGTCCAAGCTTTTCGCCCGTCTCCCCGACGAGACCTGGGTCTACCCCGGCCACGGCGCCGACACCACCCTCGGCCACGAACGCCCCAACCTCGCGGAGTGGCGTTCCCGGGGCTGGTGATCGATCGCGCGGCGGGTCACTGCGAGTTGGGTACGTTCTCGACAAGGATTGGCCTCGCCGTAACCGGGCACGGCTCTTACGTGCACGAGTCGAGGCCCGTGCGGGCACCCGCGCGGTCGGCGCCGAAGCCTGCCGAATCGGCGCCTCGCGCCGACATTCAAGGGCTGCGTGCGCTGGCGGTCGGTTCCGTCGTGGCTTATCACCTCTGGCCCGACGCGCTTCCCGGCGGATTCGTCGGCGTAGACGTCTTCCTCGTCATCTCAGGCTTTCTGATCACCACGCACCTCCTGCGCCGGTGGCCGGAGAGCCTGGAGGACCTCACGCACTTCTGGGTGCGCCGCATCAAGCGCCTGTTGCCTGCCGCGCTCCTGGTCATCGCTGTCACCTTCGTGGCGGTCCGCGGATTCGCGCCGGAGACGGAGTGGGAACGGACTGCGCGAGACGCGACCGCATCGGCCCTCTACTTCCAGAACTGGCGCCTGGCGGATTCGTCCGTGGACTACATGGCGGCCGACCAGGAGCCTGGCGCGCTACAGCACTACTGGTCATTGTCCGTCGAAGAACAGTTCTACCTGTTCTGGCCGATCCTCTTCCTGGCGTGCGCCTTGCTCGCGCGGGGCGCCGCCCGGCGGGCCCACGGCTGGGCCTTCGTCGGCATGGCCAGTGTTCTCGGGGCGTCGCTGGTTTGGTCGATCGCGGAGACCGCCCGCAATCCCGCCGCCGCGTACTTCGTGACGACCACCCGCGTGTGGGAACTGGCGCTCGGCGGCCTGCTCGCCGCGCTCGTCGCGGCACGCGCTCGGACCGCCCGGGTTCGACGTCCGAGCCGAACCTGGTCCCGGACGACGGTCGCGTCGATCGGCCTGATCGCAATTTGCGTGGCGAGCTACAGATACAGCAGCGCGACCGCGTTCCCTGGGTACACGGCCCTGCTGCCGGTGGTGGGCGCCGCCCTCGTCATCGCCGCCGACGTGCCGCAGGGCCGAGGCACCAACCGCGTGCTCGGATGGCGCCCGGCCCAGTACCTGGGCGATATCTCTTACTCGGTCTACCTCTGGCACTGGCCCCTGATCGTCGTCACCCCCTGGGCCATCGGCACCGAACTGACGTTCGACCACAAGGTCGGGATCCTCGGCCTTACCGTGGCGCTGGCCGCCCTCACTAAGCGATACGTCGAGGATCCGGCGAGGACCCGGACCTGGACCCGACCGGTGCTGACGCCGACCGCTCTTGCCGCGCTCGGCATGAGCGCGGTCGTGGCGGCCGGGCTCTTCCAGGTGGGCGAGGTCGATCGTCGCATCCGTTCGGACGCGCAGGAGATCCTGGCACGGTCGAACGACCCCTGCTTCGCCGCGGCTTCCATGGAGTCGTCGGGCGCCCGATGCAGCTCCCGGACCTTCTCCGAGGTGCTGCCGCGACCCGCGCTGGCAAGCAGGGACGCTCCGGACACAGCGCAGGAGGACTGCCGCAACGATCCCCCTTTCACACGATTGAAGTCGTGTGTCTACGGTGACCCCGAGGCGAGGGTTCGTATCGCCCTGATCGGCAATTCGCACGCCGAGCACTGGCTTCCCGCGCTGCAGCGAATGTTCGAGGGGCGCAGCGTCGCCATCGAGACATTTCTCGCCGGCCGGTGCTTCCCGAACGCGGTGCCATTGCAGCTGGAGTCCGACCGGCTAACGGAGAATTGCCGAGCCTGGAGCGCGTGGGCCACCGATCAGGTGGAGAAGCGTTCATTCGATCTCGTCATCTATTCGTCGCGCACGGATGGGAAGCCGAAGAATGGCGGAGATCCCCTGACCACGTTTCAGGTTGGCTACGAGTCCACCCTTCGGCGGTGGATCGATGCGGGCAAGAAGGTCCTGGTCATCCGCGACACCCCCGTCCCGTACCTCACGAAGGTCGTGGCCCCCGACTGCGTGGCGACGCAGTGGCCCAACGTCGACCGGTGCGCCGCTCTCCGCACGCATTGGCTGAAGCCGGATCCGCTGGTCAAGGCAGTGCGCAAACTTGACCACCCCGCGGCGACCTACGTGGACATGAACGACTTCATCTGCCAGCGCGACCGGTGCGATTCGGTTGTCGGCGGCGCACTGGTGTACATGGACGGCTCCCACCTCACCGCGACCT is a window of Sporichthya brevicatena DNA encoding:
- a CDS encoding Rieske (2Fe-2S) protein; amino-acid sequence: MSAAETPNVPEGAEEAVPGRRVVLRGISALGLAAFAAPLAACGGDDDDPTAAEATPETTPEVTPEATTSAKPSKTAKPTKSAEPTATADATKTAKPEATPKATPKPDKAPKLVKASDTPLAATSDIPVNSGALFEADEYVITQPKAGQFIGFDSLCTHEGCPVDVFDTPGKMSCSCHSSDFTLDTGKPTAGPARKPLPKKPIIVEGGQIYKAKEA
- the uvrA gene encoding excinuclease ABC subunit UvrA is translated as MAERLIVRGAREHNLKDVSLDLPRDSLIVFTGLSGSGKSSLAFDTIFAEGQRRYVESLSAYARQFLGQMDKPDVDFIEGLSPAVSIDQKSTSRNPRSTVGTITEVYDYLRLLYARAGRPHCPQCGRPIARQTPQQIVDRVLELEEGSKFQVLAPVIRERKGEYTELFRELVSKGFSRARIDGVVYPLTEPPKLKKQEKHTIEVVVDRLAVKASAKRRLTDSIETALGLSSGLVTLDFVDLPEDDPHRERVFSEHLACLYDDLDFEELEPRSFSFNSPFGACTECTGLGTRMEVDPELVVPDPSLSLEEGAVQPWASGHFSEYFGRLLVALGDELGFKTTTPWEKLPAKAKQAILHGHDHQVHVKYKNRYGRTRSYYTGFEGVLPWISRRHAEAESDASRDRYAGFMREVPCPACHGARLKPVSLAVTLGGKSIAEVAAMSIGDCAVFLRELQLSAREAQIAERVLKEVNARLGFLLDVGLDYLSLDRAAATLAGGEAQRIRLATQIGSGLVGVLYVLDEPSIGLHQRDNHRLIETLVRLRGLGNTLIVVEHDEDTIRTADWVVDIGPGAGEHGGQVVFSGPYQELLKVEDSLTAAYLSGRREIAVPKIRRKPQKDRKLVVRGARENNLKDVTVEFPLGCFVAVTGVSGSGKSSLVNDILYNALAKHLYHAREVPGRHTRIDGLDQIDKAIHVDQSPIGRTPRSNPATYTGVFDNIRKLFAETQEAKVRGYQPGRFSFNVKGGRCEACAGDGTIKIEMNFLPDVYVPCEVCHGARYNRETLEVHYKGKTIAEVLDMPIEEAAEFFAAIPAIARHLNTLVQVGLGYVRLGQPAPTLSGGEAQRVKLASELQKRSTGRTIYVLDEPTTGLHFEDVRKLLGVLTSLVEKGNSVVVIEHNLDVVKTADWVIDMGPEGGSGGGTVVVTGTPEDVAACAESHTGRFLAPLIGLSGHSAQSTNRTATKQITKRTKAAARGRSASSRG
- a CDS encoding MBL fold metallo-hydrolase, which gives rise to MRTYTGKVTLGGAPDVRELAGLVISKASVGPMDNNTYLLRCRRTGEQLLIDAANDAGTILGMVGGSLGRIVTTHQHYDHWQALGEVKQETGARTTAHHLDAEGIPVPTDDPVSDGDTVSVGEVNLSVIHLVGHTPGSIALLYDDPSGHPHLFTGDCLFPGGVGNTFGDKDNFAKLIDDVESKLFARLPDETWVYPGHGADTTLGHERPNLAEWRSRGW
- a CDS encoding acyltransferase family protein; translation: MAFPGLVIDRAAGHCELGTFSTRIGLAVTGHGSYVHESRPVRAPARSAPKPAESAPRADIQGLRALAVGSVVAYHLWPDALPGGFVGVDVFLVISGFLITTHLLRRWPESLEDLTHFWVRRIKRLLPAALLVIAVTFVAVRGFAPETEWERTARDATASALYFQNWRLADSSVDYMAADQEPGALQHYWSLSVEEQFYLFWPILFLACALLARGAARRAHGWAFVGMASVLGASLVWSIAETARNPAAAYFVTTTRVWELALGGLLAALVAARARTARVRRPSRTWSRTTVASIGLIAICVASYRYSSATAFPGYTALLPVVGAALVIAADVPQGRGTNRVLGWRPAQYLGDISYSVYLWHWPLIVVTPWAIGTELTFDHKVGILGLTVALAALTKRYVEDPARTRTWTRPVLTPTALAALGMSAVVAAGLFQVGEVDRRIRSDAQEILARSNDPCFAAASMESSGARCSSRTFSEVLPRPALASRDAPDTAQEDCRNDPPFTRLKSCVYGDPEARVRIALIGNSHAEHWLPALQRMFEGRSVAIETFLAGRCFPNAVPLQLESDRLTENCRAWSAWATDQVEKRSFDLVIYSSRTDGKPKNGGDPLTTFQVGYESTLRRWIDAGKKVLVIRDTPVPYLTKVVAPDCVATQWPNVDRCAALRTHWLKPDPLVKAVRKLDHPAATYVDMNDFICQRDRCDSVVGGALVYMDGSHLTATYSRSLAPFLERHVLRALGRVDQVGLDPDQG